The DNA segment GGACGTCAACCCGCTAATACAGTCCATTACCCGTTGCATACCTGAATCTGCATATGTTAATCCCAGCCTGCTTGGCGGCCTTATTCAGCATAATGACATTGTGCTATTGATTACGCCAATAGACACAGAAGCCCCCGCCGGACGTTTAATACTGCCGCAAGTGCAGGCCATACGCGATGTTATTGATAACCACGCAGTGTGTATAGTACTGAAGGAGACTGCGGTGGATGCCTTTTTAAAGAATACCGGTATTGTGCCGGCACTGGCCATCACCGACAGCCAGGTATTTTTAAAGGCCGATACATCCCTACCCAGGGACATACCGCTAACCAGTTTTAGTATTCTGCTTGCACACTATAAAGGCGATTTTGCCACTTATCTAAAAGGCACACCTCAACTATCTGAACTAAAGGAAGGAGACAAGATATTGCTGCTGGAATCGTGCACCCATCAAGTGTCGTGCGAGGATATTGGAAGGCACAAAATACCCCAATGGATAAGGGACTTTACCGGAAAGCAACACACCTTCGATGTAGTTTCGGGTTTCGACAATTTACCACACCCCATAAATAGTTACGCCTTGGTTATTCAATGCGGGGGCTGTATGATATCGCCTAAGCAATTGATAAACCGCTTAAAACCAGCCATTGATGCCGGCATACCCGTTACTAACTATGGTATGGCCATTGCCTATTTACTGGGTATATACGAGCGTGCAATTGCACCATTTGTACAGGTTAAAAAAAAGTGAAGTGAAAATTGATTTTTACCCCCGTGTGTGTTTCTGCCTGCCTATTATTCAATATCAACAACTATTTTCACCCTTGATGCATCGCATACAGCTTCACCTCATCGGCGGAAATACTATCAGCACTTAGGATAATCAGCCGCTCAATCACGTTGCGAAATTCACGTATATTACCCGTCCAATTAATATTTTGCAATTGCTTAATGGCCGATTCGTCAATTTGTTTTTCGGCAATACCATGCTCGCTACAGATTACTTTATTAAAGTGTTTGGCCAGCAGGGGTATATCCTCTATACGATCGTTCAATGCCGGAACATGTATCAAAATTACGCTCAAGCGATGATACAAATCCTCTCGAAAGGTATTCTTTTGTATCTCTTCCTTCAGGTTTTTATTGGTAGCGGCCAAAACACGAACATTTATTTTAATATCCTTATCGCTACCCACTCGACTAATGATGTTTTCTTGTAGCGCCCGCAGAACTTTAGCTTGTGCATTAAGGCTCATATCCCCTATCTCATCTAAAAAGATGGTACCTCCATTAGCTTGTTCAAACTTACCTTTGCGTTGCTTGTGCGCCGAAGTAAAGGCTCCCTTCTCGTGGCCAAAAAGTTCACTCTCGATAAGTTCGGACGGTATGGCAGCACAATTGACCTCAATAAAAGGCTGATCGGCACGGTTACTTTTTTCGTGTAGCCAGCGTGCCACCAGCTCCTTTCCCGTTCCGTTGTCGCCGGTAATAAGCACCCTTGCATCGGTAGGTGCTACCTTATCTATCATGTCCTTAACCAGAGTTATGGCGGGCGATTCACCAATCATTTCATAGGTTTTGCTCACCTTTCTTTTCAGCACTTTGGTTTCTGTCACCAAATCTTTACGTTCCCAGGCATTCCGAATGGTTACCAATAGCCGGTTCAAGTCCAGCGGTTTCTCAATAAAATCATAGGCGCCCTTTTTAATGGCTTCCACCGCAGTATCAATGTTGCCATGTCCGGATATCATTACCACAGGTGTATCGTGGCTTTTTGCCATTATAGCTTCCAGCACCTCCATTCCATCCATGTTGGGCATCTTTATGTCGCACAGCACTAAATCAAATTTATCCTTATCGAATAATTTAACGCCCATTTCGCCATCTTCGGCCAGCGCCACTTCATGTTTTTCGTATTCCAGAATATCCTTTAACGTGTTGCGAATACTTTTTTGATCGTCGATAACCAATATTTTTGCCATATCTGATAGTGTTTATCTACTTACCTTTAATTTATTATTCAATATCTGATAAATAGCCCCTTCTTTTAAGGCGTAATTGCATTGATAAAAATGATTTAACCCTAAATGATTTACCATAAACTTAATAAAAACAGATGCCAAAACAATAACCTCTACCCTATCCACATCCATCGCCTCGAGCTTTAAACGCTCCTCGATGGTGGTATTTAAAAAAGTAGCATTGAGCGCTTCAAAATCTGTTTTCATTATCTTATAGCTGGTTAGCTTACTCATGGTTAAATGCGGATGCACATGCGCTGCCACCATAGCTGCAATAATATCAAAGGAGCCGGATGAGCCTACCAATGCACCTATGGGTTGTTGTTTGAGTTGATAAAATAAAGGCTCCAGGCTATCTAAAATCATTGTATTCACTTGCTCCACCTGTTTGCTTTGCATGGGCGCAGACGGGTTTACCTGATCAAATATGCGCGCCACACCAAGTTCAAAACTTTGCTTCCATTGTACCCCTTTAACGTTGGCAATGATAAACTCGGTACTTCCGCCACCGATATCCATTATCAACACGTTTTCCGCTCCTATGGGAAACACCTGTTTTACACCGTCGTAAATTAATTCCGCTTCCTGTGCCCCCTGGATAACCATGATATCCAGTCCAAATTTATCTTTTACTGCCGCCACAAACTCCTTTCCGTTGCTGGATGAGCGAATAGCCGAGGTGGCAAAGCAATGAATACGATCTACATCGAATTTTTTTATGGTATCCAAATGCGTTTGCAAAGCCACAAAACCCCGTTCGAAAGCCTCGGGCGTAATGGTATTTTTATTGATGCCCCCCTTCCCTAACTTAGTAGGATGCTTATTTTCAAACAGGATGGTATAGTCATTATCCCGATTAACCCTTACAATCAGCAAATTAAACGTATTGGTTCCCAGGTCTATTATAGCAATATGCATAAGTGTTTTAGTTTCCGGCTTGTATAAACCATTTCCAAATTTCTTTGTAACTCACTTTTTTACCATACATCAAAATTCCTGTACGATATACCCTTGCAGCAAACCAGGTGAACAATATAAAGGAAGCCACCAAAACCAACATCGACAACAATAATTCCCATAGCGGTACATCAAAGGGTATTCTGGACATCATTACAATGGGCGAAGTGAGTGGAACCATAGAAAACCAAAAGGCAATATCTCCATGAGGATTTCGCATTACAGCCATAGCCACGTATATCGATAGAATCAAAGGTATCATCACCGGCATTATAAACTGCTGGGTTTCTGTTTCGTTGTCGATGGCCGAGCCTATGGCGGCAAAAAGAGCCGAATATATCAAATATCCTCCGATAAAATAAAATACAAACATGCCCAATATCAAGAGCAGATTAGCATCTTTTAACATGCTGATTACTTTATTGATACCGGCTTCCGTAGTTTGCGCCTTTGCTTCCCGGGCATCAACCTCCTCATCTGCTTGCGTTTGGTTAGCAACCTCCATGCTTTGTGTTATCTGTACTTTTTCGCTGGTGCTAAAAAACACAGTTTGAACAGCAGCCACCACGCCAACGGTAAGTATTATCCATAAAAAAAACTGGGTCAGTGCTACCATACCAATACCTAATATTTTTCCCATCATTAGTTGGAACGGTTTAACCGACGAAATCATCACCTCAACAATACGGCTTGTTTTTTCCTCTATCACACCCCGCATAACCTGGGTGCCATACATTATCATGATAATATAAATAAGAAAGGCAGATATTATTCCGATAACCATAGCAAACTCAGCACTACTCTGCTTTTCGGTTCCATCCTCATCCAGGCGAATGGTTTTAATACTAACCCGTAGGTTATTTATTTCTTTTATCTTGCTATCCAGCCCTTCAATATTGTAGCTTTCTAATTTCAGTTGCCGTAGATGGCGGTTGAGGTTGCTTTTAATATTATCGGTTATATCCATGGTTATTTGCCCATCGGAGTATAACTGAACAGCAGGCTCATTTTGTAACAAATCCGTATTGATAACCAAAAGTGCATCAAACTCTTTTGTTAGCTGTTGCCTGCTATTTCTTTTGTCGACATCCTCAATAGCTTGATAGCGAATGTATGAGGTGTTTTGAAGTGCCGGGGCATACCTTCCCGATACATCGTCAACGGCAATTACTTTTTCTTTGGTGTCCTCCTGTGACGCCAGCCAAGCCGGAACAACCATCATAGCTGCAAATATTATCGGACTCAAAAAAGTCATGATAATAAAACTTTTCTTCTTTACACGGGTCCAATATTCCCGCTGGATAATCAATGCAATTTTGTTCATAACATTAAGTTTAACGGGCTAATTGGTCTGTGTTTGATTTTTCAACGGCCTTGATAAAAACCTCGTCCATGCCAGGCAATATTTCCTGAAACGAACGAATTTTAAAAAACGGTAACAATTCAGATATGAGTTGATTGCTATGGTCGCTTTCGTTCATTTTTATGATGGCACTATAGCCGCCGTGGCTTTTCTTTAGCGATTGTATTTGATAGCCACCGTTTAGTTTTTCTTTAAAGAGTGCATCGTCGCCAACGAACTCTATCATCACTTCGTTATTTTTAAATGCTTGTTTTACCTCGTCAATATTCCCCTTTAATATACTTTTTGATTTGTTGATAAGGCAAATATTGTCGCAAAGTTCTTCAACCGAACTCATGTTATGGGTAGAAAAAATAATGGTAGCTCCATTTTTCTTTAACTCCAAAATTTCCGTTTTAAGGATACCGGCATTAATGGGGTCGAAACCGCTAAAAGGCTCATCAAAAATAAGCAGTTTGGGCTCGTGCAAAACTGTAACGATAAACTGTACCTTTTGCTGCATGCCCTTAGATAGCTCTTCTACCTTTTTATCCCACCAGGCACCTATCTCAAATTTCTCAAACCAATATTTTAATTTTTTATAAGCATCTTGTTTGCTCATACCTTTTAAACGAGCCAGGTAGAGGGCCTGCTCCCCTACCTTCATTTTCTTGTATAATCCACGCTCTTCGGGCAAGTACCCTATATTATAAATATGCTCCGATTTTAAGGGGACTCCATTAAAGAAAATCTCGCCTTTATCGGGCATGGTAATGTGGTTGATGATACGGATAAATGTAGTTTTACCGGCACCGTTGGGTCCCAGCAATCCAAATATCTGATTCTCCGGAATTTGCACGTCCAGATGATCCAATGCGAGATGATGGGCAAATTTTTTCACCACCCCAGTGGCTTCCAATAAATTCATAATGGGATATTAGGGAGTTATTTTTTCTCAAAAATAAGATTTTATAAATTAATAGCTAATTTCTTTTTGCTATTGTTAACAAAACAACAAAAGCCGATCGGTTTCCCGGTCGGCTTTTGCTGGTAATTTAACAAGCCACTATTTAAAATGGCAGATCTTCGTTTTCACCTGCTGGTGGCACTTCAGCTTCAGTATAAGGTGGTGGTGGAGTACCCGGGTCTGCGGTGGGCTGTACTTTCTCCAATCGCCAGGCCTCCAGATTAGAAAAGTAATTTACTTTTCCGTCCTTTTCCCATTTACGACCCCGCACATTAAAGCTAACTTTAACTGCTTCGCCCAAGTTGAAGGGATCTAACTGTGCGCAACGATCCTGGGTTAACTGAAACTTGATATAATCATTCCAGTCGGAGTTACGCTCGTTGGCTACCTCTATTACAAATTCTCTCTTTTTAAAGGATGCGGTAATTGCTTGTTCCTCATCCTTTACTATTAAGCTTCCTGTTAATTCAAAATTCATCTATCCGGCTTGTAAGTGGTTATTCTTCTATAATTTCTATACGCTGTATCTCGTCGCCTACTTCAATGGCATCTATCACGTCCAATCCTTCGTATACTTTTCCAAAGCACGTGTGATTGCCGTCCAGGTGGGCAGTATTAGTACGGCTATGGCACACAAAAAACTGCGAGCCTCCGGTATTTCTTCCCGCATGAGCCATTGAAAGCACCCCCCTATCGTGATACTGCTTGTCGGCGTCGGTTTCGCAATCAATCTGATAGCCCGGTCCACCGGTACCTACTCTTGCATTGCTCATATCTTTTGAAAGGGGGCAACCCCCTTGAATCACAAAATCAGGGATAACACGATGAAAAGCCAATCCATTATAAAAGCCTTCTTTCGAGAGTTTTACAAAATTCTCTACTGTTTTCGGTGTTTCTTTTTCGTATAATTCTACCTTCATAACACCCTTGTCGCTATGTATTTCTGCTTTTGTCATTATGCAATTTATTTAATTTTTATTTGAACCAACAAATGTACAATTTATCCCTACAACATCAAATAAAAAAGGAGGACCTAAGCCCTCCTTTTTATCCTTAAAAATAATAATAAGCCTTACTATTTTTCAATATCCAGTAGTTCTACCTCAAATACCAAAAGCTGCATGGGTCCTATTTGCCCCTGCCCCCTGGTACCGTAGGCTAAATCGCCGGGAATGTACAGCTTGTATTTTGAACCAACCGGCATTAGCTGTAATGCTTCGGTCCAGCCGGGTATTACCTGGGTTACACCAAAAGTGGCAGGTTCTCCCCTATCTGTTGAACTGTCAAACACAGTACCATCTAACAAGGTTCCATGATAATGTACTTTTACCTTATCCTCGGCTGTTGGCTTGGGCCCCTTACCTTCTTTCAATACCTCGTATTGTAAGCCGCTGGCGGTAGTAACCACACCTTCTTTATCCGCGTTTTGGGATAGAAACTCATCACCGGCTTTTTTATTGTCGAAAGCAGGCATACCGGGCATCATATTTTTACGATCCTGAGCGGCCTGATAAGCAGCTTGTAAAAATGTGTTAGCCGTTTGCTGATCAAAGGCAGCATCTTTTTCATTCAACAGGGTGTTGATAAAACCGATTTTCATCGTATTGTAGTCGATGCTGTCAAAGCTTTGCGACAAACCTTCTTTCATTTGGTCCGAAAATCCGGCATCAGCATAAGCAGCGGCCAGTGCCGCAGTGTTAATGGTGTCGAACGGTCCCTGGAACTGTTGCAACATACCGGCAGCATTTAAGTATCCCAGAGCGTAACTAATACTATCGGTTTCATTTTTCAGTGTAATTTTTTTTACACTTGGGCCTTGCGTACACGAAACGGCCATTACCGAAACAGCTACAAGCGCTAAAATTAGATTTTTAATTTGCATGATTTCTGAGTGTGATAAAAATAGGTGAGATAAAAAATATGATTATACAATTTCTAATAATTCCACTTCAAATATAAGGGTACTGTGCGGAGCAATATCCTGACCTGCACCCTGCTCGCCATAGGCCAAGTTGGCAGGCACAAAAAGCTTCCATTTTGATCCTACGGACATTAGTTGCAATGCCTCAACCCATCCGGCAATAACGCCATTCACCGGGAAAACGGCTGGTTCGCCACGCTGTACCGAGCTGTCGAATACTTTACCATTGAGCAGCGTACCGTGGTAATGACATTTAACGTTGCTTTGGGCACTTGGCTTTTCGCCCGAACCCGAAGTGATTACCTCATATTGCAGGCCACTGTCTAAGGTTTCAACCTCTTTACGTTTTGCGTTTTCAGCTAGAAACTCCTGACCGGCTTTTATGTTTGCCTCAAACTGCTTGCTTTGCAATTCTGTAAAAAAACCATTGATAATTTCATTGGCCTCCTGGGGCGTAATTTCCGTTTGTGTTGCTTCCAGCTGGTGTTTTACCCCTCGTGCAAATGCTTGCTGATCTAATTGGGTAACCCCTGATTTTTGCAGATTGCTAGCAATGCTCATTCCCAACGAATAACTTAACTTTTCCATGTATCTTTAAACCTTATTTAATATAAAAAAACGTTGGCAAATGTAGGATTTTAGAAAATAGGAAACAAGATATGCTAAAATCTTTAAGCAGATTTTAAGGGTTATCTGCATATCCTCGGATTGTCAAGGTCATAATTTGGAATTCGTATTTATTTTAGGTGGGTCAAAACACCCTTGTACCAAAAATAAACCGTTCGCTCCACCATATATTGCTAAGTGAAGTAATGCTGACCCCCTGTGATGAAGAAGCATGAATAAATTTATTGTTGCCAATATAAATACCAGCATGCGTAATATACTTGCTTGTTTTATAGGAACGTACAAAAAACACCAAATCACCCCGTTTCAGTTGGCTACGATCCGAAATATACACCCCAAATCGGGCTTGCTCTTCGGAGCTTCGCGGAAATACAATGCCATGTTTTTTAAAAACAGTGAACAGCAATCCTGAACAATCCATGCATTTTGAGGTGGTGCCCCCCATACAATGAGGGACCCCGAGATACTCTTGTGCTGTTTTTATTACTTCATTGGCATCGGTACCATAAGTATTGAGCGGTTTTTCAAATCCTTGTTCCATGAATTTAATCAGCTCTCTATTAACTGTCTTTACGGTACGATTAACATTTTTGAGTGGATAAGTATTTTTGGAACAAGCCCCCAATGTGAATACTGAGATGCAAATAAAAATTAGTGGTAGAAGTTTGATTTTTGAATGTGGCATATGAAGGATATTAATATCACCCCTAATTTGGCATACAAACTGATTTAAGAAATCCATGATTCATAAACGCCACTATATGCAATTTATTTGTCCCATTTAATGCACTCAGCTAACTCCTCCGGCTCTCTCCTCAACCGGAGGAGTTAGCTGTATTAAACCGGGCAATGCGTGGGCTTTACCCAAACACCAGCACCGCCAATATGATTGTAACAAGCCCTAATGCAAAGCTTAACGTATTGAGTTTATTTACCGCACCATAGCTTCCTTCGCTTGGTTGCTTTTTCGCTTTTTTTGCTTTAATGCTTAAAATTACCAGCACAACGATGAGC comes from the Saccharicrinis carchari genome and includes:
- the hydF gene encoding [FeFe] hydrogenase H-cluster maturation GTPase HydF, translated to MAKDKQAHIGIFGRRNYGKSTLINKLADQEIAIVSKIPGTTTDPVKKSFEITGFGPVVLVDTAGFDDEGELGKKRTEKTRKTIRQIDLAILLISNNRLDQPELQIIEKFKQNDVPFIVVYSKSDLFAPMASIKAKAISLGCADFLVFNKDMDVNPLIQSITRCIPESAYVNPSLLGGLIQHNDIVLLITPIDTEAPAGRLILPQVQAIRDVIDNHAVCIVLKETAVDAFLKNTGIVPALAITDSQVFLKADTSLPRDIPLTSFSILLAHYKGDFATYLKGTPQLSELKEGDKILLLESCTHQVSCEDIGRHKIPQWIRDFTGKQHTFDVVSGFDNLPHPINSYALVIQCGGCMISPKQLINRLKPAIDAGIPVTNYGMAIAYLLGIYERAIAPFVQVKKK
- a CDS encoding sigma-54-dependent transcriptional regulator, whose translation is MAKILVIDDQKSIRNTLKDILEYEKHEVALAEDGEMGVKLFDKDKFDLVLCDIKMPNMDGMEVLEAIMAKSHDTPVVMISGHGNIDTAVEAIKKGAYDFIEKPLDLNRLLVTIRNAWERKDLVTETKVLKRKVSKTYEMIGESPAITLVKDMIDKVAPTDARVLITGDNGTGKELVARWLHEKSNRADQPFIEVNCAAIPSELIESELFGHEKGAFTSAHKQRKGKFEQANGGTIFLDEIGDMSLNAQAKVLRALQENIISRVGSDKDIKINVRVLAATNKNLKEEIQKNTFREDLYHRLSVILIHVPALNDRIEDIPLLAKHFNKVICSEHGIAEKQIDESAIKQLQNINWTGNIREFRNVIERLIILSADSISADEVKLYAMHQG
- a CDS encoding Ppx/GppA phosphatase family protein — protein: MHIAIIDLGTNTFNLLIVRVNRDNDYTILFENKHPTKLGKGGINKNTITPEAFERGFVALQTHLDTIKKFDVDRIHCFATSAIRSSSNGKEFVAAVKDKFGLDIMVIQGAQEAELIYDGVKQVFPIGAENVLIMDIGGGSTEFIIANVKGVQWKQSFELGVARIFDQVNPSAPMQSKQVEQVNTMILDSLEPLFYQLKQQPIGALVGSSGSFDIIAAMVAAHVHPHLTMSKLTSYKIMKTDFEALNATFLNTTIEERLKLEAMDVDRVEVIVLASVFIKFMVNHLGLNHFYQCNYALKEGAIYQILNNKLKVSR
- a CDS encoding ABC transporter permease, whose product is MNKIALIIQREYWTRVKKKSFIIMTFLSPIIFAAMMVVPAWLASQEDTKEKVIAVDDVSGRYAPALQNTSYIRYQAIEDVDKRNSRQQLTKEFDALLVINTDLLQNEPAVQLYSDGQITMDITDNIKSNLNRHLRQLKLESYNIEGLDSKIKEINNLRVSIKTIRLDEDGTEKQSSAEFAMVIGIISAFLIYIIMIMYGTQVMRGVIEEKTSRIVEVMISSVKPFQLMMGKILGIGMVALTQFFLWIILTVGVVAAVQTVFFSTSEKVQITQSMEVANQTQADEEVDAREAKAQTTEAGINKVISMLKDANLLLILGMFVFYFIGGYLIYSALFAAIGSAIDNETETQQFIMPVMIPLILSIYVAMAVMRNPHGDIAFWFSMVPLTSPIVMMSRIPFDVPLWELLLSMLVLVASFILFTWFAARVYRTGILMYGKKVSYKEIWKWFIQAGN
- a CDS encoding ABC transporter ATP-binding protein, whose product is MNLLEATGVVKKFAHHLALDHLDVQIPENQIFGLLGPNGAGKTTFIRIINHITMPDKGEIFFNGVPLKSEHIYNIGYLPEERGLYKKMKVGEQALYLARLKGMSKQDAYKKLKYWFEKFEIGAWWDKKVEELSKGMQQKVQFIVTVLHEPKLLIFDEPFSGFDPINAGILKTEILELKKNGATIIFSTHNMSSVEELCDNICLINKSKSILKGNIDEVKQAFKNNEVMIEFVGDDALFKEKLNGGYQIQSLKKSHGGYSAIIKMNESDHSNQLISELLPFFKIRSFQEILPGMDEVFIKAVEKSNTDQLAR
- a CDS encoding DUF3127 domain-containing protein, whose amino-acid sequence is MNFELTGSLIVKDEEQAITASFKKREFVIEVANERNSDWNDYIKFQLTQDRCAQLDPFNLGEAVKVSFNVRGRKWEKDGKVNYFSNLEAWRLEKVQPTADPGTPPPPYTEAEVPPAGENEDLPF
- a CDS encoding peptidylprolyl isomerase codes for the protein MTKAEIHSDKGVMKVELYEKETPKTVENFVKLSKEGFYNGLAFHRVIPDFVIQGGCPLSKDMSNARVGTGGPGYQIDCETDADKQYHDRGVLSMAHAGRNTGGSQFFVCHSRTNTAHLDGNHTCFGKVYEGLDVIDAIEVGDEIQRIEIIEE
- a CDS encoding FKBP-type peptidyl-prolyl cis-trans isomerase, encoding MQIKNLILALVAVSVMAVSCTQGPSVKKITLKNETDSISYALGYLNAAGMLQQFQGPFDTINTAALAAAYADAGFSDQMKEGLSQSFDSIDYNTMKIGFINTLLNEKDAAFDQQTANTFLQAAYQAAQDRKNMMPGMPAFDNKKAGDEFLSQNADKEGVVTTASGLQYEVLKEGKGPKPTAEDKVKVHYHGTLLDGTVFDSSTDRGEPATFGVTQVIPGWTEALQLMPVGSKYKLYIPGDLAYGTRGQGQIGPMQLLVFEVELLDIEK
- a CDS encoding FKBP-type peptidyl-prolyl cis-trans isomerase, which produces MEKLSYSLGMSIASNLQKSGVTQLDQQAFARGVKHQLEATQTEITPQEANEIINGFFTELQSKQFEANIKAGQEFLAENAKRKEVETLDSGLQYEVITSGSGEKPSAQSNVKCHYHGTLLNGKVFDSSVQRGEPAVFPVNGVIAGWVEALQLMSVGSKWKLFVPANLAYGEQGAGQDIAPHSTLIFEVELLEIV
- a CDS encoding C40 family peptidase — its product is MEQGFEKPLNTYGTDANEVIKTAQEYLGVPHCMGGTTSKCMDCSGLLFTVFKKHGIVFPRSSEEQARFGVYISDRSQLKRGDLVFFVRSYKTSKYITHAGIYIGNNKFIHASSSQGVSITSLSNIWWSERFIFGTRVF